A section of the Marinoscillum sp. 108 genome encodes:
- a CDS encoding DUF3703 domain-containing protein, translated as MRLYTLMPEKLKPYFYAELKHYRENFSKGNLENAWNHLERAHILGQTYPWHHSYVHWKMLLFGIHIKSGKEILGQIPRLLVGGVKSFVGKIPVGNTGGANIPPLKPLPISDELLSIFKKSGIKNYGT; from the coding sequence ATGCGTTTATATACACTGATGCCCGAAAAATTGAAACCTTATTTCTATGCCGAGTTAAAGCATTACAGGGAAAATTTTAGCAAGGGAAATTTAGAAAATGCTTGGAATCATCTTGAACGTGCTCACATTCTAGGGCAGACCTATCCTTGGCATCACAGCTACGTTCATTGGAAAATGCTCCTTTTTGGCATTCATATTAAAAGTGGTAAAGAAATCCTCGGGCAAATTCCAAGACTTCTTGTGGGAGGAGTGAAATCATTCGTTGGTAAAATTCCGGTTGGCAATACTGGTGGTGCAAACATTCCCCCACTAAAGCCCCTACCCATTTCAGATGAGTTACTATCTATTTTCAAAAAATCAGGAATAAAGAATTATGGGACATAA
- a CDS encoding cation diffusion facilitator family transporter — MGHNHNHTSKNYGKAFAIGIGLNTLYVAVEAFYGLAVNSSALLADAGHNMSDVFSLILAWAAIWISTKKPSGKYTYGLRKSTILASLFNGLLIIIASGFILWDAIQKIQNPIEVPGNTIIIVASIGLIVNTGTALMFIKGQDDLNIKGAFLHMAADAGVTLAVLIGGLVMKYTGAFWVDPVLSFLIVGVILYGTWGLLSDSVKLAIDAVPEKIDLNEVKHFLEKIECVEEVHDLHIWAMSTTETALTAHLVIPYGCEDQLLYDIREKLHDMFEITHTTLQVEKGWDDDQYRPYNN; from the coding sequence ATGGGACATAATCACAATCATACATCTAAAAATTATGGGAAAGCTTTTGCTATTGGTATTGGGTTAAATACTCTCTACGTGGCAGTAGAAGCCTTTTATGGCTTAGCAGTCAATTCATCTGCATTACTGGCAGATGCGGGACATAACATGAGCGATGTATTTAGCTTAATCCTTGCCTGGGCTGCTATTTGGATTTCTACAAAGAAACCAAGTGGAAAGTATACATACGGTCTCAGGAAATCCACGATACTGGCATCACTTTTCAATGGCTTGCTCATTATCATTGCTTCAGGCTTTATTTTATGGGATGCCATTCAAAAGATTCAAAACCCTATCGAAGTTCCTGGAAACACCATCATCATTGTAGCCAGCATTGGCCTAATAGTCAATACAGGTACCGCACTAATGTTTATAAAGGGTCAGGATGACCTGAACATAAAGGGAGCTTTTTTGCACATGGCCGCAGATGCGGGTGTAACCCTAGCGGTGCTCATTGGTGGTTTGGTAATGAAATATACAGGGGCATTTTGGGTTGACCCTGTGCTTAGTTTTCTAATCGTAGGAGTTATTTTGTATGGCACATGGGGCTTGCTTTCAGACTCAGTCAAATTAGCAATTGATGCAGTTCCCGAAAAAATCGACCTGAATGAGGTCAAGCATTTTCTTGAAAAAATTGAATGTGTAGAAGAAGTTCACGACCTGCATATCTGGGCTATGAGTACTACGGAAACAGCCTTGACAGCCCATCTCGTAATTCCATATGGCTGTGAAGACCAGCTACTATATGACATCAGAGAAAAGCTACATGATATGTTTGAGATCACCCATACCACTTTGCAAGTAGAGAAAGGTTGGGATGATGATCAGTACAGACCTTACAATAATTAA
- a CDS encoding cation transporter: MKEDTFTNKWLNRAFILSLITIFYNLVEGGIATFFGSQDETLALFGFGVDSFVEVLSGIGIAHMVVRMKKTPIESRDHFEVTALKITGTAFYLLVLGLIIGAGLSIYYQSNPETTLVGMIISIISILTMYILYKQKLKAGKELSSEPIISDANCTRTCFYLSFILLGSSTLYELFKIPYVDAIGSLGIAWYAFKEGKEAFEKAKTKQLSCTDNCC; encoded by the coding sequence ATGAAGGAGGACACCTTCACTAATAAATGGCTTAATAGAGCCTTTATTTTAAGCTTAATCACCATCTTCTACAATCTGGTAGAAGGTGGTATAGCCACCTTTTTTGGCTCACAAGATGAAACACTGGCTCTGTTTGGTTTTGGTGTTGACAGTTTTGTTGAAGTCCTTTCAGGTATTGGAATTGCCCACATGGTTGTGCGAATGAAAAAGACCCCTATTGAAAGTAGAGATCATTTTGAAGTGACAGCACTCAAAATCACTGGCACAGCCTTCTACCTATTAGTTCTAGGGTTAATCATAGGTGCAGGTTTATCTATTTATTATCAATCAAATCCTGAAACCACCCTAGTGGGAATGATCATTTCTATAATTTCAATTTTGACCATGTACATTTTGTACAAGCAAAAATTGAAGGCTGGAAAAGAGCTGAGCAGTGAACCCATCATTTCAGATGCCAATTGTACCAGGACTTGCTTTTACCTTTCCTTCATATTGCTTGGCTCAAGTACTTTGTACGAATTATTCAAAATACCTTATGTAGATGCGATTGGAAGCCTTGGCATAGCCTGGTATGCATTTAAAGAAGGAAAGGAAGCATTTGAAAAAGCGAAAACCAAACAACTAAGCTGTACTGATAATTGTTGTTAA
- a CDS encoding efflux RND transporter permease subunit: MLNKIIKYFLENKLVTILVLTGFVAWGIVTAPFGWKVGALPSDPVPVDAIPDIGENQQIVFTQWSGRSPQDIEDQISYPLTTYLLGIPGVKSIRSSSIFGFSSIYIIFSEDVEFYWSRSRILEKLNSLPSGLLPEGVQPALGPDATALGQVYWYTLEGRDKDGNPTGGWDLHEIRTVQDFYVKYGLNATEGVSEVASIGGFVKEYQIDVNPDALKAYNIPLHRVMQAVQKSNKDVGAKTIEINQAEYLVRGLGYVKKVQDIEKAVVAVQDNVPIRIKDIGVVTLGPATRRGILDKDGAEVVGGVVVARYGANPLQVINNVKDKINEIAPGLPKKTLADGRESQLTIVPFYDRSELIYETLGTLEEALSLEILITILVVIVMVYNLRASFLISSLLPIAVLMVFIAMHYFGVDANIVALSGIAIAIGTMVDLGIILSENIIKHIDEAPPGQKLIETIYNGASEVATAILTAVSTTIVSFIPVFTMQAAEGKLFGPLAFTKSFALLAALIVSLLILPTLAHWFFGFNIKNKFLKKYGHYGLVFVGIVSLILGQIWAGVLLILFGAIGIIKNLERIKSKKLSRIWKFLLSYAELIVVLIGVVWLLAKYWLPLGASQSLFINFIFVSLLVGCILGGFTLLEYQYKQILNWCLNNKIKFLFIPTFLIFLGATIWLGFNSVFGFVSKSFEKVGWNINQTKGWSTMVHTFPGIGKEFMPSLDEGSFLLMPTSMPHSGVEYNRKVVGQLDMLLTNIPEVELTVGKLGRVESALDPAPISMYENIINYKSEYILNKKGHRQRFKVDTDNRFITVSGDTLTNAEGLERGIEANELIADENGEYYRNWRDHIKSPDDIWNEIVIVTKLPGVTSAPKLQPIETRLVMLQTGMRAPMGIKVYGPDLKTIENFGLQLENILKEVPSVKAEAVFADRIVGKPYIHLNINRDEISRYGLNIEDVQQTIETAIGGMKITSTVEGRERFPVRVRYPRELRDDPEALGKILMPTPTGAQIPLSQIVDFEYIRGPQAIKSEETFLVGYVLFDKRDGFSEVTVVNDAQKTIQDKIDSGELNVPSGVSYKFSGSYENQVRAEKRLSIIVPLVLGIVFLILYFQFKSVSTSLMVFTGIAMAFSGGFIMLWLYGQDWFVDFSLFGTNIRELFQMHTVNLSVAVWVGFIALFGVATDDGVLIATYLDQSFERNKPATIEEVRQAVIEAGLRRIKPALMTVGTTMIALLPVLTSTGRGSDIMIPMAIPSFGGMAFALISIFIVPVIYCWREERKILKAQS, encoded by the coding sequence ATGCTTAATAAAATCATTAAATATTTCTTAGAGAATAAGTTAGTCACTATTCTCGTTCTCACAGGTTTTGTAGCCTGGGGAATTGTAACTGCACCATTCGGGTGGAAAGTTGGTGCATTGCCTTCTGACCCTGTCCCTGTGGATGCCATACCGGACATTGGCGAAAACCAACAAATCGTTTTCACCCAGTGGTCAGGCCGTTCACCTCAGGATATAGAGGATCAAATCTCCTATCCATTGACTACCTATTTATTAGGAATACCTGGTGTTAAATCAATCAGGAGTTCATCTATTTTCGGATTTTCCAGTATCTATATCATCTTCTCAGAAGATGTAGAATTCTATTGGTCTCGTTCCAGAATACTTGAAAAACTCAATTCCCTGCCATCGGGGCTATTACCCGAGGGTGTTCAGCCAGCTTTGGGGCCGGATGCAACCGCCTTGGGTCAAGTCTATTGGTACACCCTCGAAGGAAGGGATAAAGACGGCAACCCCACTGGTGGTTGGGATTTACATGAAATACGTACAGTACAGGATTTCTATGTAAAGTATGGCCTCAATGCAACCGAAGGAGTATCAGAAGTTGCTTCTATTGGTGGTTTTGTTAAAGAATACCAGATTGACGTGAATCCTGATGCCCTGAAAGCCTATAATATTCCGCTTCACAGGGTGATGCAGGCAGTACAAAAATCCAATAAAGATGTAGGTGCCAAAACCATTGAAATAAACCAAGCCGAATACTTAGTACGAGGTTTAGGTTATGTCAAAAAAGTACAAGACATAGAGAAGGCCGTAGTTGCGGTACAAGATAACGTACCGATTAGAATAAAGGATATAGGAGTTGTAACACTCGGCCCTGCAACAAGGCGGGGTATCCTAGATAAGGATGGTGCAGAAGTAGTGGGTGGTGTAGTGGTGGCCAGATATGGAGCAAACCCTTTACAAGTAATTAATAATGTAAAAGATAAAATCAATGAAATTGCGCCTGGTCTTCCAAAGAAAACATTAGCTGACGGCAGAGAGAGCCAGCTAACAATTGTTCCGTTCTATGACCGCTCAGAATTGATTTACGAGACCTTAGGCACACTAGAAGAAGCTTTATCACTGGAAATACTCATCACTATTTTGGTGGTAATTGTGATGGTTTACAACCTAAGAGCTTCATTCCTCATTTCCAGCCTTCTTCCTATTGCCGTACTCATGGTTTTTATTGCCATGCACTATTTTGGTGTAGATGCAAACATTGTGGCACTATCAGGAATTGCCATTGCTATTGGTACAATGGTGGATTTAGGAATCATCCTTTCTGAAAATATCATAAAACATATAGACGAAGCACCTCCCGGCCAAAAACTTATTGAAACTATTTACAACGGAGCATCAGAAGTAGCCACTGCAATTCTAACTGCTGTATCTACTACCATCGTTAGTTTTATTCCTGTATTTACCATGCAGGCAGCCGAAGGTAAGCTGTTTGGTCCATTGGCATTTACAAAGTCATTTGCACTTTTAGCTGCTTTGATCGTTTCCTTACTGATTCTCCCCACCCTCGCACATTGGTTTTTTGGCTTCAATATCAAGAATAAGTTTCTGAAAAAGTATGGCCATTATGGTTTAGTATTCGTGGGAATTGTTAGCCTCATTTTAGGGCAGATTTGGGCTGGTGTACTGCTCATTCTTTTCGGTGCTATAGGTATCATCAAAAACTTGGAAAGGATTAAGAGTAAAAAACTTTCACGAATCTGGAAATTCTTACTGAGCTATGCGGAGTTGATTGTTGTACTTATTGGCGTAGTATGGCTTTTGGCTAAATACTGGCTGCCTTTAGGAGCTTCTCAGTCTCTATTCATCAACTTCATTTTTGTATCCTTACTTGTGGGTTGTATTCTGGGTGGTTTTACCCTGTTGGAATATCAGTATAAACAAATACTCAACTGGTGTTTGAACAACAAGATAAAGTTCCTGTTCATACCGACATTCCTGATTTTTTTAGGGGCAACTATCTGGCTTGGCTTCAATAGCGTTTTTGGCTTTGTTTCAAAAAGCTTTGAAAAGGTAGGATGGAATATCAATCAAACGAAAGGATGGTCAACTATGGTACATACCTTTCCGGGGATTGGTAAAGAATTTATGCCTTCCCTTGATGAAGGTAGCTTTTTGTTGATGCCTACATCTATGCCTCACTCCGGGGTAGAATACAATCGCAAAGTGGTTGGCCAATTGGATATGTTGCTCACAAATATCCCGGAAGTTGAATTGACTGTAGGCAAACTGGGACGGGTAGAATCTGCACTAGATCCTGCACCCATATCCATGTATGAGAATATTATCAATTACAAATCCGAATACATTCTCAATAAAAAAGGGCACAGACAGAGATTCAAGGTCGATACAGACAATAGATTTATTACCGTATCCGGTGATACTCTAACCAACGCTGAAGGTTTGGAGCGAGGAATAGAGGCGAATGAATTAATTGCTGATGAAAATGGTGAGTATTACCGCAACTGGAGAGACCACATCAAATCTCCCGATGACATTTGGAATGAAATAGTCATTGTAACCAAATTACCAGGGGTTACTTCTGCACCTAAACTTCAACCTATAGAAACCCGATTGGTCATGCTCCAAACAGGGATGAGAGCACCAATGGGCATAAAGGTGTATGGCCCTGACCTAAAAACCATCGAGAACTTCGGTTTACAATTAGAAAATATCCTGAAAGAAGTTCCATCGGTTAAGGCAGAAGCCGTTTTTGCAGATAGAATTGTAGGTAAACCGTACATCCATCTCAACATTAACAGGGATGAAATTTCACGATATGGATTGAATATAGAAGATGTGCAGCAGACGATTGAGACTGCTATTGGTGGTATGAAAATAACCTCTACCGTAGAAGGACGTGAACGCTTTCCTGTAAGAGTGCGCTATCCAAGAGAATTAAGGGACGACCCTGAAGCATTGGGGAAAATACTGATGCCTACACCAACTGGTGCACAAATTCCTTTATCTCAAATAGTAGATTTTGAATACATAAGAGGGCCACAAGCTATAAAAAGCGAAGAAACCTTTCTTGTGGGTTATGTACTATTTGACAAGCGAGATGGGTTCTCTGAGGTCACAGTAGTTAATGATGCTCAAAAGACAATTCAAGACAAAATTGACTCAGGTGAATTAAACGTGCCCTCTGGGGTGAGCTACAAATTCTCCGGTAGTTATGAAAATCAGGTTCGTGCAGAGAAACGACTATCCATTATCGTTCCGCTGGTACTGGGTATCGTATTCCTAATTCTTTACTTCCAATTCAAATCTGTTTCTACTTCGCTCATGGTATTTACAGGTATTGCTATGGCATTTAGCGGAGGGTTTATTATGCTCTGGCTATATGGTCAGGATTGGTTTGTAGATTTTTCATTATTCGGCACCAATATTCGAGAGCTATTTCAAATGCATACCGTCAATTTAAGTGTAGCGGTATGGGTAGGATTTATAGCCCTATTTGGTGTAGCCACCGATGATGGTGTTTTGATTGCTACCTACCTGGATCAAAGTTTTGAACGCAATAAGCCCGCCACTATTGAAGAAGTAAGACAGGCGGTAATTGAAGCAGGACTCAGAAGAATAAAGCCCGCTTTGATGACAGTGGGTACAACCATGATTGCATTGTTACCTGTACTTACTTCTACAGGTCGTGGTTCCGACATCATGATACCTATGGCAATCCCATCATTCGGTGGCATGGCCTTCGCATTAATCAGCATTTTCATTGTACCTGTGATTTATTGCTGGAGAGAAGAACGTAAAATCCTAAAAGCACAATCATGA
- a CDS encoding TolC family protein, protein MKKYIIITVITLGFSILANAQSLDEYFKIAAENNPGLQAKYKSFEAAMERVAQVSSLPDPNLSFGYFVSPVETRVGPQRARFSLTQMFPWFGTLKAQENVATLMAEAKYQEFLDARNKLHYQVSAAYYPLYELHRLIAIEEENTSILSSYKDIATVKFQNGKGAMVDVLRVEIMLKDAATNLSILKQKKKPLETRFNTLLNRQEDETIIVQDSLYVENLPLTYRRDSLLTSNPLLDELNLKIKASEAQELAATKQGMPKIGVGLDYVIVGQRTDMSVPDNGQDVLMPMVTMSLPIFRGKYKAAQKEAQLMQESYALQKEDAVNRLTSTYEMIWFEIQKQLDQIILYEEQIMTSQQSLNLLFTAYGNSGKDFEEVLRMQQQILKYQKMKATALSDYNIAIAELDYITAKTK, encoded by the coding sequence ATGAAAAAGTACATTATAATTACAGTCATCACTTTGGGATTTTCTATTTTGGCAAATGCCCAATCCCTAGATGAATATTTCAAAATTGCTGCTGAAAACAATCCGGGACTACAAGCTAAATACAAGTCTTTTGAAGCAGCGATGGAGCGGGTTGCACAAGTGAGCAGCTTACCAGATCCAAATTTGTCTTTTGGCTATTTTGTATCTCCAGTAGAAACTCGTGTAGGCCCACAAAGAGCACGTTTTTCTTTGACACAAATGTTCCCTTGGTTTGGCACTTTAAAAGCTCAGGAGAATGTGGCTACATTAATGGCAGAGGCCAAGTATCAGGAGTTTCTTGATGCCCGAAACAAACTACATTATCAAGTGTCTGCGGCATATTACCCACTTTATGAACTACATAGACTTATAGCAATAGAGGAGGAAAATACAAGTATTTTATCGTCCTACAAAGACATTGCTACCGTCAAGTTTCAGAATGGTAAAGGTGCAATGGTGGATGTGTTGCGGGTAGAAATCATGCTCAAAGATGCAGCAACCAATTTGTCCATTTTGAAGCAAAAGAAAAAGCCACTTGAAACCCGTTTCAACACACTACTGAATCGACAGGAAGACGAGACAATTATCGTTCAGGATTCATTGTATGTAGAAAACTTGCCTTTAACATATCGAAGGGATTCTCTATTGACTTCCAATCCATTACTCGATGAGTTGAACTTAAAAATAAAGGCAAGTGAAGCTCAGGAATTAGCCGCAACCAAACAAGGTATGCCTAAAATCGGTGTAGGCTTAGATTATGTCATTGTTGGCCAACGAACAGATATGTCTGTTCCTGATAATGGTCAGGACGTATTGATGCCGATGGTGACTATGAGCCTCCCTATTTTCAGAGGTAAATACAAGGCAGCTCAGAAGGAAGCCCAACTGATGCAGGAATCTTATGCGCTACAAAAAGAAGATGCGGTAAACAGACTTACAAGCACGTACGAAATGATTTGGTTCGAAATTCAAAAGCAACTCGACCAAATCATACTTTATGAAGAACAGATCATGACATCTCAGCAGTCTTTGAATCTACTTTTTACCGCTTATGGCAATTCAGGAAAGGACTTTGAAGAGGTCCTCAGAATGCAACAACAAATTCTAAAGTATCAAAAAATGAAAGCTACTGCCTTGTCTGATTACAACATAGCAATAGCAGAACTCGATTATATCACAGCTAAAACGAAATAA
- a CDS encoding efflux RND transporter periplasmic adaptor subunit, translated as MKNIITYFNRISMVVLIGLAITSCSSKNERTTEEHHEEGDNTVELTQAQFEQASIVVGTFEQRVIGSELRVNGIIDVPPQSNISITMPYGGFVKNTEMLPGSMVKKGQLLVVIENPEFIQFQQDYLESLASQEFLKAEYDRQKELYDEKVASGKSFQQAKSDYMANEARIKSMEARLKLIGFSVSKIKEGNVSASVNIYSPVTGAIREVYTNVGKFINPQDVIMDITNSDDLHVELTVYENDVPRIKEGQRIRFALANSPNEWREAEVFLIGSGVREDRSVTVHGHLKKMHSDLKPGMYIAAKIETDSNKTWAAPDESIVRFGGKHYVFVYAGERSEDGQQMHDFEMLEVQKGSSEDGFTQISLLETSLEISSLKLVTSGAFTLLAKAKNSEDEGGHLH; from the coding sequence ATGAAAAATATAATAACATATTTCAACAGAATCTCAATGGTTGTTCTTATCGGATTGGCCATTACTTCCTGTAGTTCTAAAAATGAAAGAACAACGGAGGAACACCACGAAGAAGGTGATAATACTGTAGAACTTACTCAGGCACAATTTGAGCAGGCAAGCATAGTCGTAGGAACCTTTGAACAGCGGGTTATTGGCTCAGAACTCCGTGTCAATGGAATCATTGATGTACCCCCGCAAAGTAATATTTCAATTACCATGCCTTATGGTGGTTTTGTGAAAAACACCGAGATGCTGCCGGGTTCAATGGTAAAAAAAGGTCAATTATTGGTCGTGATTGAAAACCCAGAATTTATTCAGTTTCAACAAGATTATCTTGAAAGCCTTGCTAGTCAGGAATTTCTCAAAGCAGAATATGATCGTCAGAAAGAGCTATATGATGAAAAGGTGGCTTCCGGCAAGTCTTTTCAGCAAGCAAAAAGTGACTATATGGCCAATGAAGCCCGTATCAAAAGCATGGAAGCAAGATTGAAGCTGATTGGCTTCAGTGTTTCCAAAATCAAAGAAGGTAACGTTTCAGCCTCCGTCAATATTTATTCACCTGTAACAGGAGCTATTCGAGAGGTGTACACCAATGTAGGAAAATTCATCAATCCTCAGGATGTCATCATGGACATTACCAATTCGGACGATCTTCATGTGGAACTGACCGTTTATGAAAATGATGTCCCAAGAATCAAAGAAGGCCAACGCATCCGTTTTGCCCTGGCAAATTCACCTAATGAATGGCGTGAGGCAGAGGTATTCCTAATAGGCAGTGGCGTTAGGGAAGATCGTTCTGTAACTGTCCATGGGCACTTGAAGAAGATGCATTCAGATTTGAAACCCGGCATGTACATAGCTGCGAAAATTGAAACCGACAGTAATAAAACATGGGCCGCTCCTGATGAGTCAATTGTAAGGTTTGGGGGTAAGCACTATGTCTTTGTCTATGCTGGTGAAAGGTCGGAAGACGGTCAACAGATGCATGATTTTGAAATGTTGGAGGTGCAAAAAGGATCAAGTGAAGACGGTTTCACACAAATTAGTCTCTTGGAAACATCTTTGGAGATCAGCAGTCTGAAATTGGTTACATCAGGTGCATTTACATTATTGGCAAAAGCAAAAAATTCAGAAGATGAAGGAGGACACCTTCACTAA